A window from Pseudomonadota bacterium encodes these proteins:
- a CDS encoding molybdopterin cofactor-binding domain-containing protein — translation MALDHSPILTRRAFLIAGASASGALVLGIPVLGDAHDARQLGFFVEIGRDNRVRIGSSQPEIGQGVRTALPMVVAEELDVPWAQVEVTPMPLGLVRTNDGFTWKYGVQGVGGSTGLTANLELMKKIGAAARERLVRAGAARLGVPVAECHTEDGIVVCERLDTSLPYAALVADAAELPEAKAPAELKSPDEYRIIGKRQHNVQTREIVTGQARYGVDTRVAGMRYAVIARSPWLNGSVRSFDDTAARQVRGVLDVFEIEGPAMGEPYEILASGVAVVAESTWAAIKGRAAVRVEWEPGPSAQDSSERFWAENDRMLATRGQLALDDGHFEQAFAAASTQLVRRYQVPFVSHAPLEPQNAFAHVQEDRCHIIAPTQSPSGASRAAAAVTGLERDQIHVEFPRVGGGFGRRLTNDYVAEAAMISKRTGWPIKLQWTREDDIKNDFYRPAGTHELKVGLDERGAVTAWAHRLVSASKYYRRPDMPDERLWQAELYSDDFPRHIVPNLQLEYHHNTIGVPRGSWRAPAHTANAFVVQSFLDELAHEIGEDPLALRLRLLGEPRELPCANHGGPTFNPGRLARLTRFVAERIDYGRARGAGRGVGIATHFTFGGYAAHAIEVSVSSTGDLAIECIVAAMDVGFAVHPNAVEAQLQGGTVDGLSTALGLEITVRDGQIEQSNFHDYPLAQIAAFPARFEAHVLNYDDTPTGAGEMGLPSAAPALTNAIYAATGKRLRRLPIGDQLKA, via the coding sequence ATGGCCCTTGATCACTCGCCCATATTGACGCGCCGAGCGTTTCTCATCGCTGGGGCCAGCGCGAGCGGGGCACTCGTGCTCGGCATACCGGTGCTCGGGGATGCGCACGATGCGCGGCAGCTAGGCTTCTTTGTCGAGATCGGCCGGGACAACCGCGTGCGCATCGGGTCGTCCCAACCGGAGATCGGTCAGGGGGTGCGCACGGCATTGCCGATGGTCGTGGCTGAGGAGCTGGATGTACCCTGGGCGCAGGTCGAGGTGACGCCGATGCCGTTGGGTCTGGTGCGCACTAACGATGGATTCACTTGGAAGTACGGCGTCCAAGGCGTGGGCGGCAGCACCGGTCTTACGGCGAACCTCGAGCTAATGAAAAAGATAGGTGCGGCGGCACGAGAACGACTCGTGCGGGCTGGTGCTGCCCGCCTGGGCGTCCCCGTTGCCGAGTGTCACACCGAGGATGGAATCGTGGTTTGCGAGCGCCTCGATACGTCCTTACCTTACGCCGCGCTGGTCGCGGACGCCGCCGAGTTGCCGGAGGCCAAGGCGCCCGCTGAGCTCAAGTCGCCCGACGAGTACCGCATCATCGGCAAGCGTCAGCACAACGTGCAGACGCGGGAGATCGTCACCGGTCAGGCCCGCTACGGGGTCGACACGCGGGTCGCCGGCATGCGCTACGCGGTGATCGCACGAAGCCCTTGGCTCAACGGCAGTGTGCGGTCCTTCGACGACACGGCAGCACGTCAGGTGCGCGGTGTGCTGGACGTGTTCGAGATCGAAGGGCCCGCCATGGGCGAGCCTTACGAGATCCTCGCGAGCGGCGTTGCCGTGGTGGCCGAGTCTACCTGGGCGGCTATCAAGGGAAGGGCCGCGGTCCGTGTTGAATGGGAGCCCGGACCTAGTGCGCAAGATAGCTCAGAACGGTTCTGGGCAGAGAACGATCGCATGCTTGCCACCCGAGGTCAGCTCGCCCTCGACGACGGCCATTTCGAACAAGCCTTCGCCGCGGCGAGCACGCAGCTGGTGCGGCGCTACCAAGTGCCCTTCGTGAGCCATGCGCCGCTCGAGCCACAGAACGCCTTCGCCCACGTGCAGGAGGATCGCTGTCATATCATCGCGCCAACGCAGTCACCGAGCGGTGCCTCGCGCGCCGCCGCCGCGGTGACGGGGCTCGAGCGAGATCAGATCCACGTGGAGTTCCCCCGCGTGGGCGGCGGCTTCGGACGACGCCTGACCAACGACTACGTGGCTGAAGCGGCCATGATCTCCAAACGCACGGGGTGGCCGATCAAGCTGCAGTGGACCCGCGAGGACGACATCAAGAATGACTTCTACCGACCGGCGGGCACCCACGAATTGAAGGTCGGGCTCGACGAGCGCGGCGCGGTCACCGCCTGGGCCCATCGCTTGGTCAGCGCCTCGAAGTACTACCGGCGCCCCGATATGCCTGATGAGCGCCTTTGGCAAGCGGAGCTGTACTCCGATGACTTCCCCCGTCACATCGTGCCGAACCTCCAGCTCGAGTATCACCACAACACGATCGGCGTACCGCGAGGATCCTGGCGTGCGCCGGCCCACACGGCGAATGCGTTTGTCGTACAGAGCTTCCTGGATGAGCTCGCCCATGAGATCGGGGAGGACCCGCTCGCCCTGAGGCTACGTTTGCTCGGCGAGCCTCGCGAGCTGCCTTGTGCTAACCACGGCGGGCCTACCTTCAATCCGGGGCGCCTTGCCAGGCTCACCCGATTCGTTGCTGAGCGCATCGATTACGGGCGGGCGCGAGGCGCCGGGCGCGGCGTCGGTATCGCGACCCATTTCACCTTCGGTGGTTACGCGGCACACGCCATCGAGGTTAGCGTCTCCAGCACCGGTGATCTCGCGATCGAGTGCATCGTCGCGGCGATGGATGTCGGCTTCGCGGTTCACCCGAATGCGGTCGAGGCGCAGCTCCAGGGGGGTACGGTGGATGGGTTGAGCACGGCGCTAGGCCTGGAGATCACCGTACGCGACGGGCAGATCGAGCAGAGCAACTTCCACGACTACCCCCTGGCCCAGATCGCGGCGTTCCCGGCTCGCTTCGAGGCGCACGTGCTCAACTACGACGACACGCCCACCGGAGCCGGGGAGATGGGGTTGCCGAGCGCTGCGCCCGCCCTGACCAATGCGATCTATGCTGCTACAGGTAAGCGACTGCGTAGGTTGCCGATCGGCGATCAACTCAAAGCGTAG
- a CDS encoding (2Fe-2S)-binding protein, which yields MIAFTVNRVPITFSGDGDTPLLWVLRDSLGLTGTKFGCGIGQCGACTVHLDGRAQRACTVPVSEVAGSAVTTIEGLAPKEGALHPVQEAWLTLDVPQCGYCQAGQIMAAADFLARWPTPTDGDIDRHFTNRCRCGTYPRIREGIHRAAALMAAETERSPAAARPAETTDGP from the coding sequence ATGATTGCGTTCACCGTCAACCGCGTTCCAATCACCTTCAGCGGGGACGGCGACACGCCGTTGCTGTGGGTCTTGCGGGACTCCCTGGGGCTCACGGGCACTAAATTTGGCTGCGGCATCGGGCAGTGCGGTGCCTGCACGGTCCATCTCGACGGACGGGCGCAGCGGGCCTGCACGGTGCCGGTGAGCGAGGTGGCAGGTAGCGCCGTGACCACTATTGAAGGCCTGGCCCCCAAGGAAGGCGCACTTCACCCCGTGCAGGAGGCGTGGCTGACCTTGGACGTGCCTCAGTGCGGCTATTGCCAGGCAGGTCAGATCATGGCGGCGGCGGACTTTCTCGCGAGGTGGCCGACGCCCACCGATGGCGACATCGATCGCCACTTCACCAATCGATGTCGCTGCGGCACCTATCCGCGCATCCGCGAGGGCATTCATCGAGCTGCTGCCCTGATGGCGGCAGAGACTGAACGGTCCCCCGCTGCTGCTCGACCAGCGGAGACGACCGATGGCCCTTGA
- a CDS encoding TIR domain-containing protein, whose translation MIFLSYAGEDQEMANRLADGLRGDGFTVEFDRDFHTGSLNQLIERKIQEADLVLVLWSKAAKQSNWVLGEASLAQDLDVLLPVRIDGVMAPPRFRDLLTSDLSGWGGDVAHQQYRVLLHRLRQRLELHSDGPPSVVEPVAEARARRIVTIALSCLLLALSAGLLLVWTARSPDVEAEHAEEVPVRSLRLLTERGEEIQSMDVMRSGEQFYLEVMSPLGVWVYVGLVDSQGRHSRLYPTGATGGSNPVGGQLTRIPASSYLRLDGNPGIELLYVFVEDGPRADLEALDEFDAGSKASFTARSAAGVLEDAYRAKGLTMANTDRQSAAAAGKVGDMEGVAFKFAIDHRP comes from the coding sequence ATGATCTTTCTCAGCTATGCCGGTGAAGACCAAGAGATGGCGAATCGCTTGGCGGATGGTTTGCGTGGCGATGGCTTCACGGTCGAGTTCGATCGCGACTTTCACACCGGCTCGTTGAACCAACTCATTGAGCGGAAGATTCAAGAGGCGGATCTCGTATTGGTGTTGTGGTCTAAGGCGGCCAAACAGTCGAATTGGGTGCTTGGAGAAGCCTCGCTTGCGCAAGACCTAGATGTGTTGTTGCCCGTCAGGATCGATGGGGTGATGGCACCGCCAAGGTTTCGAGATCTCCTGACAAGCGATCTGTCTGGATGGGGTGGTGACGTAGCTCACCAGCAGTATCGAGTGCTGCTGCACCGGCTGCGGCAGCGACTCGAGTTGCACTCGGATGGGCCGCCCAGTGTTGTTGAGCCGGTCGCCGAGGCCAGGGCCCGACGCATCGTCACCATTGCGTTGAGTTGCTTGCTTCTCGCGCTTAGCGCCGGACTGCTGTTGGTGTGGACCGCTCGTTCGCCTGATGTGGAAGCTGAGCATGCCGAGGAAGTTCCCGTGCGGAGCTTACGCCTGCTTACCGAACGCGGGGAAGAGATCCAGAGCATGGACGTTATGCGTAGCGGCGAGCAGTTCTACCTCGAGGTGATGTCACCGCTAGGTGTCTGGGTGTACGTCGGCTTAGTAGATAGTCAGGGAAGGCACAGCCGCCTCTACCCGACGGGAGCGACCGGTGGCAGCAACCCAGTTGGCGGGCAGCTGACGCGTATTCCAGCCAGTTCGTATTTGCGCCTGGATGGAAATCCCGGCATCGAGCTGCTTTACGTTTTTGTCGAGGATGGTCCGCGCGCGGATCTGGAGGCGCTTGATGAGTTCGACGCGGGTAGCAAAGCTAGCTTCACCGCACGCTCCGCCGCCGGCGTACTCGAAGATGCGTACCGAGCTAAGGGACTGACAATGGCGAACACGGACCGGCAGTCGGCAGCGGCAGCCGGCAAAGTGGGCGACATGGAAGGCGTTGCGTTCAAGTTCGCTATCGATCACCGGCCCTAG